The genomic stretch tagtgtggttttttttttccccccctttggctgtctttagaattttatctttgtcttttgttttcagcaGTTCAAATATGACATGTGTAGGTGTGTGGTGCtgtgttgttttggtttggttttgtatttGTCCTTCTTGGTATTCTCAGAGATTCTTGGATCTATAGTTTGgtatctgtcattaattttggaaaattcttggctattatgtcttcaaatattccttccacccattctctgtcttctctttttgggaTTCTAATTATGCATAAGTTAGATTGTTTAATACATCCCACAGCTCTTGGATgttctcttaaatttttatttttcattttttaaaaaattctgtttttctctttctgttttagtttGGGTAATTTCTATCAACCTATCTTCAATTTCATCGATTCTCTCTTTGGCTCTGTCAGGTTTGATGGTCCTGTCAGAGGCATTCTTTATCTCTGTTACCATGTTTTTCACTCTTAGTATTACATTTCAGTTCTTTCTTACAGTTTCCATCACCCTGTTGCACTTTCTagtattaatttttatctttttcctttccagctaGCTGCCATATAGGGCAAGATTTGAATTTTGTTAGTTTCTTCTTATGCCTCTTTTAGGTTTGGAAAAGCCTTTTGGCCCAGAACTCACTAAGAACTATTCCAAAATAGAAGGACATAAGGAATGCACTCAAAACTAGCTTGGCCTGAAAGTAGGAAGTGAGAAGAGAGTTATAGACCAGTTGCATTGAGGAATGAAGAGCTGCTGTGTGTATTCACCAATCTAATTGACTTGCCCAGGGTAAGTGGTCATCTAaatctgttcttttcttccttatctaTTTAACAAGACCATCAATGTAACTACTGTTTTACTCTTGTTCAGTGGGATGACCAGCTATAGCCCTTTTATCCTAAACAAAATTAATGTGGGTTACTTTTACAAATATTGTGTTCTTGAATGGGTCATGGGTCCTGGATTATGGCATCTTGGCAATATTAGGCTTATAGAACCTCACGAGGGCTTATCTTTCTGTCAATTCTGAGACAGGAAACTGCCTGAGTCCTTTGtctaatatattttatctcttaTTGGCCACAGTcataaatttgtttattcatttattatttccttcattcaaaCATTTTGTAAGCCTGCTATCTCAGAGTTACCATACATTGTTGATGATTACAATGATGAACAAGATGTCCTTTCCTCCTGGACCTGGAGAGACTTTTCCTTAACTAATACAAAAGTATGGTTAGTACTGTAACGGAGGCATGAAGTGCTATGAGACACAGATTCATTTGGGCTGGGGTCAGTGCTTTGAAGAAGAGATAGCATTTTAACTGGGTTTTAAAAATGATTGGGGTCTTGATAGAGAGTTGGATGGCCATTCTAAGCTAAGCAAACAGCCAATGCAAAGCCACTGATTTGTGAAGTATTTGGCAGTTTACACTCTGTTCCTCTGaaggtctgtttctttttccttctcttttactcTTATTACAAGACTTATTTTTTGTTGTCCCTCCtctctttttgcttatttttaccttctttgtTTTCCTGTAGTTCTTAGTGGTAGGTCTTATGGCAGTAGTTTTATAGTTTAGGACCCAGAGATGCAGGATCACCTGGATCTCCTCCTAGTTGAAGTGTTGGGCAACATTATTCCTCCATTCAGCTTATGTTTTAGAGTGTATACTTAGGATAGTAAAGCGAATCTTTCTTTGCATGAATATAGATCCTGCCCATAGGGCAGACATGACTCTATACTAGAACAAAGTAGAATAGAACAAAACCTTTCAGAGATCAGACACTTGCCCCATCAGCCTACTCCATGCTGTTGATGTTTGTTTCCTTCAACAGTCTCTTATcagcttctctcttttctttcctaccAAACCAGAGCACGTTGTTCAAAGACACAAATGCATTCtgtgctagttttttttttttttctcaaaacataTCTTTACTCTGTCactcacattttctttctgtttattttcaacAACTAGTAGGTTATCTTAAAAGAGACCCAcccactgaaaaaacaaaaacaaaaacaaaaaaaccatctTCCTTGTTTCAGGGACTTTTGCAGGTAAGGTAGGTGTCAAGGTTTGAGACCAGATCCTCTTTTGCAGTATTCGTGGgagtgaaaaatctgaaaataagacTGTTAGTAGCATATAGAAAGGAGGAGACAGGCTACCCCAATACCgtttctggagaaaaaaatttcagggGGAGCcagacagagatggagaagaaTCCTTGATAGTTTATACTTTTGGGAAGTCCTGTACTCAGTGAGTTATTTGCTTTAACTTGGTCTGATTCTTTTTTCCTGGATCAAGACAAATGAGGCTCAACTAAGGAAAGTGAATATAAGATACTACCCCCAAGTGAACTTCTCTTAACTCTCATGAATGACAAGTAGGACTGTTAAAATGTGTGAGTACTGAGAATTACTTAATCAGTTAACCCTCGTATTTTCTCTGGGGTAGGAGGCTGAAACATCTATCTCCAGAaatgtctttgaaaaataaagagcaaGATGACCAATACAGTCCTCCATCTAGGATCCATCTGGAGCATGAAGAGGAATCATGTAATGACTTCCAGCAATTTGAGACCAATGATCAATGCAGACCTTATCCTAGGATCCATTTGGAGCCTCAAGAGAAACCGGATACTAACTTCAAGCAATTTGTCATCAAAAAACTAGAGAAGAGTTGCCAGTGCAGTTCAACCAAAGCCAGAAATATCATTTTTGGCTTCCTTCCTGTTTTGCAGTGGCTCCCAAAATATAatctgaagaaaaacattttaggaGATGTGATGTCTGGCTTGATTGTGGGCATCTTATTGGTGCCTCAATCCATTGCTTATTCTCTCCTGGCTGGCCAAGAACCTATCTATGGTCTGTACACATCTTTTTTTGCCAGCTTCATTTATTTCCTATTGGGTACCTCCCGTCACATTTCTGTGGGCATTTTTGGAGTACTGTGCCTTATGATTGGTGAAGTAGTTGACCGAGAACTATACAAAGCTGGCTATGACACTGCCCATGTTGCTCCTTCTTTAGGAGTGGTTTCAAATGAGAGCACATTATTAAGCCAGACATCAGGCAAGATATGTGACAAAAGCTGCTATGCAATTATAGTTGGCAGCACTGTAACCTTTATGGCTGGAGTTTATCAGGTAAGAAACAGTGGAATAAGTGGTTGTTTCTGGCAAAAGAAATCACTATGCATGAAGTCTCAGATCTGTAAGGGAACTTAGCAATCATAATAATtaaagctatcatttattgaacgCTCAGGATATGGAAGAGGTAGAGCCAAAATTTAAACCCTGGTTTGACTCCACAGGTAAGATAAggctgcttctattttctcaacCCTAGGTAGCCTCTTAACCAATGAATTTCAGTCAGCCAGAATTTAATTATTTGATTGTAAAAATTCAGACCAGAAGGGGACCTCAGACCACCTAGTACAACTTCTTAATTTTGTATGTCGAGAACTATCAGATTTGCTTGACGTTATTTGTGGTTGGTTATTGGCAGAGTCAGCACTAGCAGGGAAGAGGGCAATAGAATGGGGGTTGGGAGAGGAAGAGTGCAAGAGTTTTTCAAACTACAGATGACTTCCCCCCTTGTTTTAGAATTGCTGCTCTAATGAGTGACTCTTACTAAAGATAGTAGTTTTCTTGGACTGCTGGGAAGGGAAGAAGTTGGGGACCACTATTTCATGCTATCAGCCAGGAgaaggattagaaatgaaattcTTTTGGGTCTCCCCTAGAATCCACTAATCTGCCATTTTCATCATGCCTCTTCCTTTTGGCATTCAGGAGTCAGCGCCAACATTAAACCTCTTCTCTGTTACAGACATGTGGAACCAATATAGGAGGGGGAAGAGTAGCTCACTTTATTAGGTGCTTGgacagaaggagagggagaaggggctgGTGTGCAGAAGAGTTGTGCTCCTCAgagttcatttttgcttttttgttagtATGCCTCACCGAGAACGAGGAAGGGTGAATAGAATTCTGAGAAATTattgggaagaggaaaaagaaagaaataaaatgttatatcttTGAGGATATAGAATTAACATGGGAGGCAGTATAGCATAAGCACATATGCATTGGCTGAAAATAGTTTCTCAGTTTGAAGTTAGATTAAAGAattctataataatttttaaagcgtGATTCTATTTTGATGTGaatctagttttttgttttatcagtTAAAACTTTACTTTTACGGTAATGATAcgtaatttaaagaaaaatacatgttttttaaattagaatttttccAACTTGTGTTTTTATGATTTCTcatggatcctttttttttttaacatctttttttttaagcagatgttcatttttaattattatttatttatttattttatttttttggctgtgttgggtcttcgtttctgtgcgagggctttctccagttgcggcaagcgggggccactcttcatcgcggtgcgcgggcctctcactatcacggcctctcttgttgcggagcacaggctccagacgcgcaggctcagtagttgtggctcacgggcctagttgctccacggcatgtcggatcttcccaaaccagggcttgaacccgtgtcccctgcatcggcaggcagattctcaaccactgcgccaccagggaagccctctcatggATCCttgagaaattttttctttttcaaagctaTCTGAACCTTATTCAAGTTTAAGAAACATTGTGCAAGAAGGTAGGAATCCTAAGCTCTTGTCTGGGCTAGTCAGTAacactgtgaccttgggcaagttgcttagccCTCTGAGTGTCAGTAAAATGAGCCCtctctttgtaaaatgagaggattGATAAAtgattgtggttttttttctagCTCTGACATTCTGTGGTGCTCTGATGGTATGTCTCCACACAAAGAAATACCAGGGGAATACAGGATTTAGAAGctcttttccatttatatttaacatttgtaTATCCTTCCTTCCAGGTAGCGATGGGCTTCTTTCAAGTGGGCTTTGTTTCAGTCTACCTCTCAGATGCCTTGCTGAGTGGATTTGTCACTGGTGCCTCCTTCACAGTTCTTACATCTCAGGCCAAGTATCTCCTTGGACTCAGCCTTCCTCGGAGTAGTGGCGTGGGATCACTCATCACTACTTGGATACATATCTTCAGAAACATCCATAAGACCAATATCTGTGATCTCATCACCAGCCTTTTGTGCCTTTTGGTTCTTTTGCCAACCAAAGAACTCAATGAGCGCTTCAAGTCCAAACTTAAGGCACCTATTCCTACTGAACTCTTTGTTGTTGTGGCAGCCACATTAGCCTCTCATTTTGGAAAACTAAATGAGAAATACAATACCAGTATTGCTGGACATATTCCCACTGGGTTTATGGCACCCAAAGCACCGGACTGGAACTTAATTCCTAATGTGGCTGTAGATGCAATAGCTATTTCTATCATTGGGTTCGCTATTACTGTATCACTTTCTGAGATGTTTGCCAAGAAACATGGCTACACAGTCAAAGCTAATCAGGAAATGTATGCCATCGGCTTTTGCAatatcattccttccttcttccactgCTTTGCTACTAGTGCAGCTCTTGCAAAGACATTGGTTAAAGAATCCACAGGCTGTCAAAGTCAGCTTTCTGGTGTGGTGACAGCTCTGGTTCTTTTGTTGGTCCTCTTGGTAATAGCTCCTTTATTCTATTCCCTTCAGAAAAGTGTCCTTGGTGTGATCACTATTGTAAATCTCCGGGGAGCCCTACGTAAATTTAAGGATCTGCCCGAGATGTGGAGGATTAGCAGAATGGATACAGTTATCTGGTTTGTTACTATGCTGTCCTCTGCACTGATAAGTACTGAAATAGGCCTGCTTGTTGGGgtttgtttttctatgttttgTGTCATCCTCCGCACTCAGAAGCCAACGACTTCATTGCTTGGTGTGGTGGAAGAGTCTGAAATCTTTGAATCCATGTCTGCCTACAAGAACCTTCAGGCTAAGTCAGGCATTAAGATTTTCCGCTTTGTAGCTCCTCTCTACTACataaacaaagaatattttaaatcttccttATACAAAAAAACTCTCAACCCAGTCTTAGTAAAGGCAGCTCAGAAGAAGGCAgcaaagaaaaagatcaaaaagGAAACAGCAACTCTCAGTGGAATCCAGGATGAAGTTTCAGTGCAACTTTCCCATGATCCCTTAGAGTTCCATACCATAGTGGTTGACTGTAGTGCAATACAGTTTTTAGATACAGCAGGGATCCATACACTGAAAGAAGTTCGCAGAGATTATGAAGCCATTGGCATCCAGGTTCTGCTGGCTCAGTGCAATCCCTCTGTGAGGGATTCCCTGGCCCGGGGAGAGTATtccaaaaaggaagaagaaaaccttCTCTTTTATAGTGTATATGAAGCAATGACTTTTGCAGAAGACTCTCAAAATCAGAAGGATATATATGTTCCCAATGGTCTGAGTTTTTCCAGTGACTGATTGAGAAAGTAAATAGAAGGAAGAATACTGTCTAGCCCCAGaggttaaaatttcaaattttttaacattttatactgTGGAACTGGAAATTGTTGCACACTAGAAATTTTAACCTTTTGGCTCGACAGAATTCTTCCTTTGAAGCTGATGGCCTTTGTAGATACACAGATGCAGCAGAGCTTTTAGTCAGGcagaatcaaaaagaagaaaatattgtggTTTTCAGCTTTCTTGCAAATATGAGATATTCTTggaattaaataaatatctattgaattgAACTGTAAAGTAGCCCCAAAACTTAATTACCATCCTGTTTTAGGAGATTTGCATCTGGACTGTTCCTTCTCCAGGAGGTTAAAGGGGTAAAGCTGGCATTTACATGAGAAGTGCTGGAGCCTGTTTGGCATGGCTCTTTGGAGAGGGAGTAGAAAGGAAGTAGGGAGAGAATGTTGTGTCTGCTCTCCTAACAGCAGGTCAAGAGGCTTCTGGGGTGCGGGGTAGTAACTAGACAAGCTTGTTCTCACTTGTAATTCTCTATTCCCTGTCTTTGCCCCCCAGATGGCAGTCGGATCTCTGGCTTTTAATAAGAGAGCACCATTCCTCTCAGGCACAGTCTTATCAGGAGTCTGATGGCTGAGCAGGTTTGTGAAGTCCTACCAGCTAGCCCCATATTATACAGAATGCTCTTGGTGATACATTTGATGTTTTTAGTCAGCCTTTTTGTTTAGGGTAAGTaggtaagaaaaaaagagctcttCATAATCAGCCAACATAATGAGAATCCTCTCTGTCTCTTCTGTGATCCCTATCTGTCCCTGTTTCTGAGTATTTCTCTACCATTAAGCTCTGTTTTAACTTTCAGTCATTTAGTGTGTTACCCATGGAATCTGTCCTAAACTGCTATGTCTGATTACCAGTGAGTGACAAGTTTGCCAGATAAAAGGCAAAATGCTAACTCAGCAATTTTATGTAGCCTTTTAAATGAGCTTGAGGCAAACTGTTCAGGACAAATTACAAAAAGGAATGATTGACAGCTTCCCTTAAGACTTTGTTTATTTagcagtgaatttttttttctttcccattgtaTTTTAGCAAGGGTCAGCTGGGAATTGACAGTCTTTCTCATATTTGAGAAGCTGCTGTTCATCTTTACTCTGcaagaaaaatttattataaccaatggaaaagaatgcaTAGAAGTGATAAGAGTGCTTCCAAAAGAACATCAATAATTGTAGATGTTTTAGTGAAACAAAGCTAACGCTTACTGCCATGCACCCTATTGATGGACAATAAATATTGATGACAGTGACAGCATTTAACTCTTTAGGCCACCTCAAACTATTATGTAAGAGAATTTAGAAGCATCACATTTATACAACCTAAGTTCTGTGGGTGTATTATTTATGATAGCTGGTCACAGGTTGTGGCCCAGAAATACTTCCTTTTGAAAAGCAAGTATGTCTGACATTGAAAGCTTATAGTTCTGTATCTGTACTTTTAagggcaaggaaaaaaaaaacaggttttccAAAGTTAGGACTAGGAGACTAGTTGATATAAAATTGAAACATTTAGCACACCATTTTaaacaaacaagataaaaattGCAAAAGTGCAAAATCATTTTTAACCCACTCCTACATTCTAAacagtttaaatatttataagaagCAAAGCCTATGTGTAGGGCATCTATTGGAGTGGAAGACTTTGAACCATCTTTCTTGTTGGCTCCGTAAACtgcaagttttgcttttcttttggtaGAGCTCTGCCCATCAGTTTACATGAAAAATACCTTTCTGTTATTAAAACAAAGCAGTTTCTTAGGAGCTAGATTTCTGTCTTTGAGATGATTGACATCATGATTAAATGTAATAGTGTCCTGAGTTTTAACATCCTTTTAGAACTTAAGTCtagaatttcagaaatgttaactgCTGTTTGTATTCGTGTCCTTTGCTTAGTGTTTGTAGCCAGTATTTGCTGTTTCTCTCCAGTCTTATGAATAGTAATAGTAAAATCAGAGTGTCTTGGTTGTCATTTGTTTTCAACCCCTCTTGTACCTCCCCAAGCCAGGTTTGAATCCAGATCATTGTAGATATCTAATGCCATGTGACAGAGTAATGAGTACATGCTCAAGACGACTCTATAATTTAGCAAACCCtaccacagcaaaaaaaaaaaaaaaaaaaaaagcccatagAATTTGGAAAATCTCTTAAAAGAACAGAGTAACAGGGTTTGTCTTTTACCTGCCATTTCTGTCCATAACGTGGATATAAGCAATTCTGGAACTTTATGCAGTTAGCAGATTCTTGAATTGTGTTCTGGTTTGTTCTTCTCCCACCAACCCAAACAAACAAGAGATTCTGCTTTTGAAAGCCATTTGTAAAGATATTTAAGGTATCGCTAGAATTTAAATCTTACCTTCTCTGCTTGGTTTGAAGTCTGCCTATACTTACATGTTAAGATATTTTGATTGCTGGTATTTAAAGGAATCAAACCTGAAACCAAAATCTAATTCACcaataaaactaatatttttcGTTTGCTTTCTTACTCAAGGGTTTGGACTTTAATTCATTAGGCGATATTTTACACACTTAACTGATATGAAGATATCATGCTTACTCTAAACTTCAGAGTCTAAATGAAGCTTATTTGCATTGCTTATTGATAAATGTACAAAATTCTGAATATCTTAAAATGGTCATTTAATTGAAATATGTGTACACTCTTGATGGTTAAAACAACCAGAGGGGTGGAGTGGGCCAGTGCACCGAGAGACTAAGGGTAACATTCAAGAGAGAGATGAAGGGAATAGACCATTGAAAAGACTATCTCTGACCAAACAAGGGATAAAAGAGAGGGACTCAGTTGAAGAGGATCCGATCCCTGGTTAGCCACGCACAGCAGTAGGAAGACCAGGATTAAGAGCCACACCTTAGTTTGAGAGCAAGCTCAGAACTGGATTCTGCTTCCAGAAGGGGAGGGCACAGATTCACCAAAGCTGAAAGAGCTGGTAGCCAAGGTTGGGGCCAAAGCCCGGGTTGACCTACTCCAGAGCACTAGACTGAGTGACTGTAGCCTCTGATGGTAGTAAAATTGACAGATGCctagttgacttttttttttttttttttaaagaaggatcaAAGGAAAACACAATTTGGATATCCTGACTTAGCTTTTAAACGTCAGTAGACTGAAGCCAAAATTTGTTGGTAAATTTACAGCATGGTAAATGGTGATCTTTGAACTGTGTCAGGGTGTCAGATGAGTTCATTAGGCTAGTCTAATGCTAATGACCACATTTTAACAAGAACAGTAATTCTCTGCGTGAGTATTCTCTTAGTAATTTGTCATTTAAGATCACACAGTCTGGGTGTTAGCCCGGCTCTTAATATAATAGTAAGAAAAGTGTTACAGTGAATTTCTTGGGAACTTAAATTGAGCCTAGAAgttataatgataataaattcaAGCTTTGTGATCCTTATTAATGTTCTTAATGAATTGTTTTCCTCTATGTATTGCTATAGATGAGCCATAACATCAATGTAGACAATAGCTCAGATACTTCCTGAGGACCTATGCAGGAGTCTAGGGCCCTGGGCCAGGTGCTGGGACTACAGCACTAAATCCAGTAGGTGGGCTATATGCTAACTCTTTTAGTAACACATGGCGACACTTGGAGGCGCTTTATGGAGGGGCTAAGCTGAGCCTGGACTGAGGTCTGAGCAGGAGGCAGGCAGCTGAGGCAAACAAGGATGCCCCTGGTCTGCTCAAGGAATGACTGCACAGTGACAAGGTAAGAATCCTATCCGTAGGATTTAGACTTCGCT from Balaenoptera musculus isolate JJ_BM4_2016_0621 chromosome 3, mBalMus1.pri.v3, whole genome shotgun sequence encodes the following:
- the SLC26A2 gene encoding sulfate transporter — its product is MSLKNKEQDDQYSPPSRIHLEHEEESCNDFQQFETNDQCRPYPRIHLEPQEKPDTNFKQFVIKKLEKSCQCSSTKARNIIFGFLPVLQWLPKYNLKKNILGDVMSGLIVGILLVPQSIAYSLLAGQEPIYGLYTSFFASFIYFLLGTSRHISVGIFGVLCLMIGEVVDRELYKAGYDTAHVAPSLGVVSNESTLLSQTSGKICDKSCYAIIVGSTVTFMAGVYQVAMGFFQVGFVSVYLSDALLSGFVTGASFTVLTSQAKYLLGLSLPRSSGVGSLITTWIHIFRNIHKTNICDLITSLLCLLVLLPTKELNERFKSKLKAPIPTELFVVVAATLASHFGKLNEKYNTSIAGHIPTGFMAPKAPDWNLIPNVAVDAIAISIIGFAITVSLSEMFAKKHGYTVKANQEMYAIGFCNIIPSFFHCFATSAALAKTLVKESTGCQSQLSGVVTALVLLLVLLVIAPLFYSLQKSVLGVITIVNLRGALRKFKDLPEMWRISRMDTVIWFVTMLSSALISTEIGLLVGVCFSMFCVILRTQKPTTSLLGVVEESEIFESMSAYKNLQAKSGIKIFRFVAPLYYINKEYFKSSLYKKTLNPVLVKAAQKKAAKKKIKKETATLSGIQDEVSVQLSHDPLEFHTIVVDCSAIQFLDTAGIHTLKEVRRDYEAIGIQVLLAQCNPSVRDSLARGEYSKKEEENLLFYSVYEAMTFAEDSQNQKDIYVPNGLSFSSD